The Synechococcus sp. WH 8101 sequence TCTGCAGCGAGGGGACGTGGGCCCTGAAACGACTGGGCGATAACGGTGAGGTGGGCTCCATTGCGCAACCGTTCGACGACCTGGCCGGCCTGCAGGCGCATGAGGGGCGGGCCGTGGCGATTGCCAGCAACAGCCGCACGGGGCAAGGATTGCTGGAACTTGATCTGGCCAGCGGCCAGTGGCGTCACCTGCCGGCGATGGAGGCGGTGCTGCCCGCCGAGACGATCAGCGTGGCCAAGCCGCTGTGGTTCAACGGCGCCGGTGGTGATCGCACCCATGCCTGGTACTACCCACCCAGCACGAGTACCGATGGCGCGGCTCCCCTGCTCGTGAAGAGCCACAGCGGCCCCACCGCCATGGCCCGCCGCGGCCTCAGCCTGGGCATCCAGTTCTGGACGTCTCGCGGCTGGGGGGTGGTGGATGTGAACTACGGCGGCTCCACTGGATTTGGACGCGCCTACCGGGAGCGGCTGAAGGGAGGCTGGGGCGTGGTGGATGTGGAAGACTGCGCCGCCGCCGCTCGAGCCCTGATCGCCTCCGGTGCGGCCCATCCCGATCAGATCGCGATCGAAGGCGGCAGTGCCGGTGGTTTCACCACCCTGGCCTGTCTCTGCTTCACCGAGGTGTTCGGCGTGGGGGCCTGCCGTTATGCCGTGAGCGACCTCGGTGCCATGGCCAGCGACACGCATCGCTTCGAAGCGCGCTATCTCGATGGTCTGGTGGGTGCCTGGCCACAGGAGCGGAGCCGTTATGACGCCCGCTCACCCCTGCAACACGCCGAACAGATCCGCTGCCCGGTGATCTTCTTCCAGGGCCTGAAGGATCGGGTGGTGCCACCGGAGCAGACGGAGCGCATGGCAGCGGCTCTGCGAGCCAATGGGGTGCCGGTGGAGGTGCGCACCTTCGCGGCGGAGGGGCATGGCTTCCGCGACAGCCAGGTGCAGATCGACGTGCTGGACGCAACGGAACGGTTCTTCCGCACCCATCTCAAGCTTCCGGATCCGTCTGGCCATAGTGCAAACCGCGAAACTGAGCCTGCACCGCCGCCATCTGGGCAGCCGTGAGCTGGAGAGGTTCGCCCAGCTGCAACGCCTGGAGATACATCCGCGCCAGGGTCTCCACCTCGATGGCGACCCGCAGCGCCTGATCGAGATCCGATCCCAGGCTCACCAGGCCATGACGGGCCAGCAGACAGGCCTGACGATCGCGCAGGGCCTCCACCGCATGGCTGGACAGCTCCGCCGTGCCGAAGGTGGCATAGGGGGCACAGCGGACGTCATCACCCCCCGCCACAGCCACCATGTAATGAAAAGGAGGAATCGGCCGGTCATGACAGGCCAGGGCGGTGGCGTGCACGGGATGGCAATGGAGCACGGCCATCGCCTCCGAACGGGAGGCCAGCACATCCGCATGCAGCCGCCACTCCGAGGACGGGCGCCGTTGCGGCTGGCCGGGCTGCAGCGGCTGGCCCGACAGATCCAGGGCCACCAGATCGCCGGGCTCCATCTGCTCATAGGGCAGGGAACTGGGGGTGATCAGCATCCCGCCGGGAAGGCGCGCTGAAAGATTGCCGGAGGTGCCCTGGTTGATGCCACTGGCCTGCATGCGGCGCGCCACGGTCACCAGCTGCTCGCGAAGCTCCTGTTCGCTCATGGAGGTCAGCATCAGGCGTAGAGATTGCGTAGACCGTCTTCACTGGCGGGAGCCACGCCCCGTTCGGTGATCAGCGCCGTCACCAGCCGGGCCGGGGTCACATCAAAGGCGGGGTTGAAGCCTTCGCTGCCATCGGGGCTGAGTTGCACGGTGGCCAGCTCACCGGCTGCCGGCTCGCCATCCACACGCCCCTGGATGTGGGTCACCTCCCGGGCACTGCGCGCTTCGATCGGGATCTCCGCCACACCATCGTCGATCGTCCAGTCGATCGTGGAGGCGGGCAGGGCCACATAGAAGGGCACGTCGTTGTCGTGGGCGGCGAGGGCCTTGAGATAGGTGCCGATCTTGTTGCACACATCACCGCGGCGGGTGGTGCGATCGGTGCCCACGATCACCGCATCCACCTGGCCGTGCTGCATCAGGTGGCCGCCGGCGTTATCCACAATCACAGTGTGGGGCACGCCCTCACGGCCCAGCTCATAGGCCGTGAGCGAAGCGCCCTGGTTGCGGGGGCGTGTTTCATCCACCCACACATGAATGTTGAGGCCGGCGCGGTGGGCCTTGTAGATCGGCGCCAGGGCCGTGCCCCAATCCACGGTGGCCAGCCAACCGGCGTTGCAGTGGGTCAACACATTGAAGGGCTGACCCTGGCGCTCAGCGGGCCGCGCCGCTGCCAGCTGCTGGACAATCGCCAGGCCGTGCTCGCCAATGGCCTCGCACATGGCCACGTCTTCATCGGCGATAGCCGCCGCTTCCGCCTTGGCCGCCTCGGCCCGCTCAGCTGGGGGGAGCGGCGCCACACGATCGCGCACCCGCTCCAGGGCCCAGCGCAGATTCACCGCCGTGGGCCGGGTGGCATTGAGCTGCTCAAACGCCGCCGCCAGTGCGGCATCGCTCGGGTCCACTTGCAGGGCCAGCATCAGCCCATAGGCGCCGGTCACGCCGATCAGAGGCGCGCCCCGCACCACCATCGTGCGAATCGCCTCAGCCGCCTCGTCGCAACTGCGCAGCGTGCGCGTGGTGAACTGATGCGGCAGCTGGATCTGATCGATCACCCCGATCGAGCAGCCATCAGGCTCCAACCAGATCGTGCGCCAAGGCTTGCCGTCGATCTTCATGGGATGCGTTGCCGGGGCCAATGCTCCATGCTGCCCGTCGACCGCACCAGTCGCCCGTCAGCCCCATGCCCCTGCGCCGCCGCCAGCTGCTCCAGCTCGCCGCCGCCGGCGCAGGCAGCGGTGCCTGGTGGCTGCTCGGGCAACAGCAGCAGCCGGCCACGGCGGCCCCCAGCAGCACCCCTGATCTGCGCCTCGGCCTGATCAGCGACCTCAACAGCAGCTACGGCTCCACCACCTACATCCCGCAGGTGAGCCAGGGCCTCCAGCAGCTGCTGGCACTGCAACCCGCCCTCGTGGTGTGCGCCGGCGACATGGTGGCCGGCCAGAAACGGGGCCTCAGCGCCGGCCAGCTGGATGGGATGTGGGAGAGCTTCGCTCGCACGGTGCTGGCACCTGTGCGCCAGGCCGGCCTGCCCTTCCTGCCGGCCGTCGGCAACCACGACGGCTCACCCGGTTTTGCAGCCGATCGGGCTGCCGTGCGCCGCTTCTGGACGCCGCGCCGCCAGGCCCTCGGCCTGCGCTTCGTGGATGCGGGCGATTTCCCCTTCCACTACAGCGCCCTGCAGAACGATGTGTTCTGGCTGGTGTGGGATGCCAGCTCCGGCCGTATCCCCTCCGGCCAGCTCAGCTGGGCCCGCCAGCAACTGGCCAGCCCTGAAGCGCGCCAGGCACGGCTGCGGCTGGTGGTGGGGCACCTGCCCCTCGTTGGCGTAAGCCAGGGGCGTGACCGTGCCGGCGAAACACTGGATCAGGCAGCCGCCGTGCAGAACCTGCTGGAGCAGGGCCGCGTGCAGGCCTACATCAGCGGCCACCAGCACGCCTGGTTCCCCGCCCGCCGCGGCCAGCTGGACCTGATCCATCTGGGGGCGATGGGCAGCGGCCCCAGACGGCTTCTCCAGGGAGGCATTCCGCCTCAGCAGACTTACACCACCCTCGACATCAACTGGCCAGAGAACTCCCTGGCGGAGACCACCTATGCGGTGGCCAGCGGCCAACCCGTGGCCTGGAGCCGCCTACCCGCCACCTTGATGGACCGCACCGGCGGCCTCAACCGCAACGCTCAGGCGCGATCAATCCGCCGGTAGCCGAACCAATCCGGCACCTGGGGCTGGCTCAACCCCTCGGGATGGGGATCGAGTTGCAGATGCCAGCGCTCACCACCGAGCAACTCCAGCTGCTCGATCGCCAGGCAGTCGTCCACGGCGCAGAGATCATCCTTGTGCTGCTGCAACGCGCCTGAGAGCCACTGCCGCTTCGCCGCCGCCTTGGCCGCCTGAGGCGAGCGCGCCACCACCAGCCCGAAGTGGTGCAACTCCGCCAGGGAATCAGGGCGGTAGGCGCCCAGGTTCACAAACCAGAGCCGCTCGGGCCGGGGCGCGGCCGGCTCGCGCACGAGGCGCACCGCCCAACCATCGATCGCCCGCACCGCCATGTAGCTGTCGAGGTGCAGGCCCTCACGCCTCCCGAACCACTGCCGCCGCAGCTCGGGGAGGGTGTCATCGATCGAGGCCCCCGCCACAAAGCGCACATCGTGCAGCTCGATGTGACTGGTGGCGGTGTGGCCCCCCAGCACTACCAGAAACAACTGCGTGTGGTCAGCCAAGAGCTCCATGGTCAACATTCCAGCAGCTGTGAGATGGCTGGCGCGATGGGCGGTGCATTGGATGTGGTGGTGGTGGGTGCCGGACTCTCCGGGTTGATCGCCGCTCGCCGCTTGATCGAACAAGGGCAGCGGGTGCGCGTGCTGGAGGCGCGGCCACGGGTGGGGGGCCGCATGGTGAGCCAGACCCTCAGCGACGGCAGCGTGGTGGATCTGGGAGGCCAGTGGGGAGGCCACACGCACCACCGCTTCGCGGCGCTACTGCAGGAACTCGGGCTGAATCGCTACCCGAGTTACTACGCGGGCGACGGCATCTTCTGTTGGCAAAGCAAGCGCATCAAGGCCCCACTGGCGGAGCGTTTTGAGGACAGCCTGGTGTTCTTTGAGCCTGGGGCCCTCGACCTGGATGCGAAGGAGCTGGAGGCAACCCGCGCACTGCAGCAAGCCTTCACCGCCCTCGTCGCCCAGATCAACCCACGCCAGCCCTGGCTCACCCCCGATGCCGAACGGCTGGATCGGCTCACCGTGAGCGCCTGGGCTGCCGAGCAGACCAACCTGCCCCTGGCCCATCTGCCCCTCGACTGGCTCTGCCGCGTGGGGGGGTCGGGCGGCTTTGAACCCTGGGAAGCCTCGATCCTGCACCTCGCTTGGACCCAGGCGGTGGCACCGCAGACCGAGACACCGGAAGCCTGGCTGGTGCAGGGAGGGGCAGGAGCGGTGAGCCTGCAGCTTGCTGCGGACCTTCGGGTCCGCAGCCCGGAGGCCCTCGTGCTGGAAGCCCCGGTGCTGGCCATTCAGCAAAACGAGGCCATGGCAACCGTGCTAGCCGAGGGGCTCGAACCGCTGCAGGCCCGTGCGGTGATCGTGGCGGTGCCACCACCGCAGCGGCAAGCGATCCGCTTTGAACCGCCCTTGCCCCCGGCACATCAAGCCCTGCTGCAACGCACGGCCATGGGCGGCATGACCAAGATCCTCACGCGCTACAGCAAGCCCTTCTGGCGCGAGCAGGGACTGAACGGTCTGGGGACCGGTGAACAGCCTTGGCTGGATCTCACCGCCGACAGTGGCCCCCCTGACGCACAACCGGCCGTGCTGGCCAGCTTTGTGGCGGGCGAGCGGGCCATCACCATGGCCGCACTGCCGGAGGCGGAACGGCGAGCGCTGATCCTCAAGGATCTGGTGAGTTATTGGGGCCCCGACGCCGCCAGCCCCCTCGATCTGGTGGAACACGCCTGGAATGGCGAAGCCTGGACCGGCGGTGCCTTCACCAGCTTTCCAGCACCAGGCAGCTGGACCAGCCATGCCCGCCTGGCTGCTGGCACCGAGGGTGGCCCGGCTCCCGCCAGCCATGGGCGGGTGTGCTGGGCGGGAACGGAGGTCTCCCCGCGCTGGCCTGGCTATTTCGAAGGCGCCATCGAGGCCGGGGAGCTGGCCGCATCAACCGTTGCCCGACACCTGAGTCCATGAAGGATCTGCTCTACATCCATGCAACGAGTCGCTGCGAACATGAGCGTCTGATAGATCAAGCAGAACTGCACGGGATCGACATCAGCCCCGACCAAATCGAGGCCGCGCGGCACACCTCATCAGGATGAGCAGCATGGATCTCTTCTCGCAGCAATGGGCCTCCTATCGGGCCGTGGTGGAACACGACCTGATGGGGCATCGAGCGGTAGCGGCCACCACCGCCGCCACCTTGGAACTTTGGTTCGCCGCGCGTCCAGAAGGGGCCCGAGCGCCACGGATGGTCGACCTGGGCTGCGGCGATCTAGCCCTGCTGGCACCCCTGCTGCATCGCTTGCCTTTGAGCTCCTACACGGGCCTGGATCTCACAGCGGAGGTGCTGCCCTTGGCACAACAGGCCCTGGGTGAGGTCTCCTACCCCTGCCGCTGGGTGGAAGGAGATCTGCTCGGTTGGGCGAACGATTCAGCAAGCGATGACGAGGAACCGGTCGACATCCTTCACTCCGCCTTCGCCATCCACCACCTCAGCGACCAGGAGAAAGAGACGCTGCTCCAGCGCTTGCGCACCCGGATCGCACCTGGAGGGCTGTTCCTCTGGGTGGATGTGTTCCGCGAACCCGGCGAAAGCCGCAATGCCTACGTACAGCGCTACCTGCACCGCATCGCCAGCAGCTGGCCCCAGCTCTCAGCCCAGCAACAAGAGCACGTCTGCCACCACCTCGCCACCTACGACAACCCTGCGGATCGCGGCACGATTGAAGCGAAAGCCATCGCTGCGGGATGGCAGTGGCGCTGGGCCTGGAACAGCACGCACCAGGCCGAAGCGATGGCCGTGCTGACGCCGGCCTGAACCTCAGCTGTGCTCCCGCAGAAAACGGATCGTGCTCTGCAGCTCCTCGGCGAAGCGATCGATCTCCGCAAACGTGGTGGTGAAGCTGAGACTGGCCCGGGCCGATGCTGTGACGCCGTAGAGGCGATGCAGGGGCTGGCAGCAGTGGTGGCCACTGCGAATGCAAATGCCACTGCAATCGAGCAGGGCGGCGATGTCGTTGGCATGCACCCCATCCACTAAGAAAGTGGCGAGAGCGCCACGACCGGGCTGCTGCTCCGGGGTCGGGCCGAGAATTCGCACCCCGTCGATCGCCTCGAGCCGGCGAAACAGATGGCGGGTGAGCTGGGCTTCCCAGGCCTGAATCGTCTCCAGCCCCAGGCTCTGCAGGTAGGTGATCGCCGCCCCCATGCCGATTGCCTCACCAATCGCCGGCGTACCGGCTTCAAATTTGTGAGGGAGCTCCGCCCAAGTGCTGTGGTCCAGAAACACATCCTGGATCATCTCGCCACCACCCAGGAAGGGAGGCATCGCCTCCAGCAGGGCTTCCGGGGCCCAGAGAAAGCCCATGCCGGTGGGGCCGCAGAGCTTATGGGACGACCCCACAAGAAAATCAACACCGAGAGCGCCCACATCCAGCGGCTGATGCGCCAGGCTCTGACAGGCGTCGAGGAGCACTTTCGCGCCCAGTTGCCGGGCCAGGGCCACCACCTCCGGAACGGGATTGCAGCAGCCGAGGGTGTTGCTGATGTGCACCAATGCAACCAGCCGGGTGCGCTCGTTGAGCTTGGCGCGCAGATCCTCCAGATCCAGGCTGCCGGATTCAGTGAGACCCACATGGCGCAGCACACAACCGGTGCGCTGCGCCAGCAACTGCCAGGGCACCAGGTTGCTGTGGTGCTCCATCACGGTGAGGAGCACTTCATCGTCCTCGCCGAGATTGGTGTCTCCCCAAGTGCGCGCCACAAGGTTGATCGCCTCACTGGCATTGCGCGTAAAGACGATCTCGCGGGAGCTGGCGGCGGCAATGAAACGCGCAGTCGTCGTTCGCGCCGCCTCAAACGATTCGGTCGCCCGGGCGCTGAGCTGATGGGCGCCGCGGTGGACATTGGCGTTATCAGCGCTGTAGTAGTGCTGCAAGGCCTCGAGCACCACCCGGGGTTTCTGGCTGGTGGCGGCGTGATCGAGATAGATCAGGGGCGTCCCATCAGGGGTGGCCTGGGCCAGGATCGGGAAATCGGGGCGCGTGCGCTCGGCCAGATCGATCGCCGGTGTCACCCGCTGCGCCGAGGCGTCAACGCCAGAACGATCGGCGCTGGCAATCATGACGTCACCTCCGCCAGCAGACCATCCATCACCTGCCAGACGGAGGCCGCGGCCGGCAGATGATCCACCACCTCCTGGCAGTAACCGCGCAAGAGCAGGGCGGCCGCATCTGCCGCCGCGATCCCTCGGCTCTGCAGATAGAAAAGCTCATCGTCTTGCAACTGCGACACAGTGGCGCCATGGGCGCATCGCACGTCGTCGGCAACGATCTCGAGCTCGGGCTTGGTGTCGATCCGGGCTCGATCCGACACCAGCAGATTGCGACTGAGCTGGGCCGCATCGGTGCGCTGAGCCTCGCGAGGCACCTGAATCGCCCCATTGAAGATGGCGTGGGAGCGACCACCGACCAAGCACTTGTGCAACTGATCGAGGCCGCCATCCGGCCCGTTGAAACGCACGGCCGAATGGGTGGCCAGCTGCTGATCCTCACTGGTGACCGCCAGCCCGCGCAGGGTGGTGCTCGCGGCTCCATCCACCTGCACCACACGGGGTTCCTGCCTGGCGAACGACCAGCCCTTGACCACGGAGGTGAAGGCATAGGAGCTGCGCGGCTCCTGCTCAACAGCGCAGTGGGCGAGCAGGGAGGGGCTGCCATCGGCACAGGCGATCAGGCCGTGCCGCAACGTCGCTTCCTGACCGAGATGCACTTCGAGCAAATGGCTGTGGGCCGTGGCTCCTGCCCCGGGGCAAACCTGCAACAGTTCCAGTTCGGCTTTCTCTTCCAGCAACAGCAACACCCGAGTCGCGGTGAGACCATCGCCTCCGGCCATCACCAGCTCCAGGGGCGGCACGGCTCCACGAATGCCCAGGGCGAGCACCTGGCCGGCCGAAGCGTGATTGAACTCCACCGGCCAGTCAGCAGCGCAGGCACAGCGATCGAGCGTGTGGCCAAGGGCCTGCTCCAGTTCAGCCGGTTGGAGAACCCGGACGCCCTCCGGCAGGGACACCCCCTCCAGGGGATCGCCCACGCCATCGAGCACCAGCCGCAACACCGCCGGGGCAGGAGCAGGCCACGCCGTTGGGGCGGGGGAGGCACTGAGGGGCAGGCGGGTCAACGCCTCCAATCGCTTCAGGTCGGTGAGTCGCCAGGCCTCCTCACGTCTAGTGGGGAGCCCCATGCGTGCGAGGGCCTCCCTGCCCCGCTGCTGCACCGGCGCGAGCACTGTGCGCGACATCGTCAGGCCACCCCCTGTGCGGCCAATTCCCGGTCGACCCAGTCGTAACCGGTCTGCTCCAACTCCAGGGCCAGCTCCCGACCACCGGTGCGGAGGATCCGACCAGCCGCCATCACATGGACGTAATCAGGGGTGATTTCATCCAGCAAACGCTGGTAGTGGGTGATCAACAGCGTGGCGTTATCCGGACCGGCCAGCTGATTGACACCAGCCGCCACGATGCGGAGCGCATCGATGTCCAGGCCGGAATCCGTTTCATCGAGAATGGCCACCACCGGCTCCAATAAAGCCATCTGAAGGATTTCATTGCGCTTCTTCTCACCGCCGGAGAAGCCTTCATTGACGCTGCGCTCCAGAAAGGCGGGATCCATCTGCACCACCTGGAGCTTTTCGCGCACATGGTCTTCAAACTCGAAGGTGTCGAGCTCGTCCAGCTCCCGGGATTGACGCCGGGCGTTGGTGGCCACCCGCAGAAATTCCAGGTTGCTCACACCGGGAATCTCCACTGGGTATTGGAAGCCGAGAAACACGCCCAATCGGGCGCGTTCTTCCGGCTCCAGCTCAAACAGATCGCGGCCGCGGTAGCGCACCGATCCAGCGGTGACCCGATAGGCGGGATGACCTGCCAACACCTTGGACAGGGTGCTCTTGCCGCTGCCATTGCGACCCATCACGGCATGGATCTCACCGGCACGCACCTGCAGGTTGACGCCCTTAAGGATCGGCTGATCCTCCACGCAGGCGTGAAGATCGGAGATCTCGAGAAGCAGCTCGGCGTCGGGGCGGATCACGTCGGGGAAGCGGAAGGATTGAGAAACTGATGGGGAAGCAACAGAGAACAGGTGGTTTCAGGCCGAGCCTCAACCCACCGAACCCTCGAGCTTGAGAGCGAGCAGTTTGTCGGCCTCAGCGGCGAATTCCATCGGCAGCTGATTGAACACATCGCGGCAGAAGCCACTCACCATCATCGACACGGCTTCTTCAAAGCCAATGCCGCGACTCTGCAGATAAAACAGCTGGTCTTCTGAAATTCTGCAGGTGCTGGCCTCGTGCTCAATCGCCGCCTGGGGCTGCTGCGAACGAATGTAGGGATAGGTGTTGGCTGCCGCCTGGTCGCCGATCAACATCGAATCGCACTGACTGTAATTGCGAGCCCCCTTAGCCGAAGGGGCCATCTGCACCAGACCGCGATAGCTGTTGCTGGAACGACCAGCACTGATGCCTTTGCTCACGATTGTGGAGCGCGTGCGTGGCCCCACATGCACCATCTTGGTGCCGGTATCCGCTTGCTGGCAGTTATTGGTGAGCGCCACGGAGTAAAACTCACCAACGGAGTCGGCACCCTGCAGCACACAACTGGGGTATTTCCAGGTAATGGCTGATCCGGTTTCCACCTGGGTCCAACTGATGCGACTGCGTGCACCTCGACATTGTCCACGCTTGGTCACGAAGTTGTAGATACCACCCACCCCGTTCTCATCCCCGGCATACCAGTTTTGAACAGTTGAATATTTGATGGAGGCGTCATCGAGGGCGACAAGCTCCACCACAGCCGCATGCAGTTGGTTGGTGTCGAACATCGGCGCGGTGCAACCCTCGAGGTAACTCACCGATGCACCTTCTTCAGCCACGATCAGGGTGCGCTCGAACTGACCGGTATCGCCGGAATTGATCCGAAAATAGGTGGAGAGTTCCATGGGGCACTCCACGCCCTTCGGGATGAACACAAAGGATCCGTCACTGAAGACAGCGGAATTGAGCGCCGCAAAATAGTTGTCGTTACTGGACACCACAGTGCCCAGATAACGCGCAATCAACTCCGGATGCTCCTTCACGGCTTCGGCAAAGGAACAGAACACAACACCGTGCTCCGCAAGTTTCTCTTTGTAAGTAGTGGCGATCGACACACTGTCGAACACGGCATCCACGGCCACATTACTGAGGCGCTTTTGCTCATTGAGAGGAATGCCGAGCTTCTCGAAGGTTTCAAGAAGCTTTGGATCCACTTCATCGAGGCTGGCCTTCTTCTCCTGAGGCTGCTTCGGAGCCGCGTAATAGACGATGTCTTGATAGTCGATCGCCGGATATCCCAGTGCCGCCCAGTCGGGCTCTTCCAGGGTCAGCCAGTGGCGATAGGCCTTGAGCCGGAAATCGAGCAAAAACTCCGGCTCGCCTTTCTTGGCCGAGATGAGGCGCACCACATCTTCACTAAGGCCCTTAGCGATCTTGTCAGTGGCAATATCAGTGACAAAACCGTATTTATACGGCTGACTGACGAGATCGCGAGTGGAGACACTGGTCATGGTGATTATCCCGCGGAAGCGTGGATCTCCTCGGTGCTGATGGTCTGGGCATCACCGCGGAAAGGATTGTCTTCGGTGAGGAAGAGCATGCAGTGGCACTCTTTGCGTTCCCGCATCGGCACACAGGGGCAGTTCCAGAAGGCCTGCGACACCTCCGCCTCCTTGTCTTCGTAGTGACGACAAGGGCAAAGGGCACCACCAAGTTCGTCCTTGTGCCGGGCAAGCCCCTTGAGCACCACAGCGGTCACACCGGGGTCGCTGCAGAAGTAGGTGCCAGTGCGCTGGGCGTAGGTTTCGGCGAATTTCCGGATCACCTCAAGGCTTTCGGCCGTGGGCTCCGGGTTTCCAGCGGACGGGTCGGTCATGAGGCTCGAACGGGAATGCGGATGGCAGGGGCAGAACCAAAACGGTGGAGACGACCTACCAGCCAACAAATACGAAACATTCGTGTTTCGTTTCTGGAGCCTAGGGCAAAGGTCCGTCCACCGACGGCTCGGGCCATTCTCACCTGCTGCCGCCAAGGGATCGGATGTCGTCTGCGCACTGACGGACACGAAGCCCGTTTCTAGGTTTCGGCGTGAACGTCCAAGACTGCCCCCATGGCTATCGCTAACCGGTCCGCTGCGGAGTGGCTCGGCCCCGAGGCCGAGCTGATCCTGCAGGCTCCCGCCAAGGTCGACCAGAAGCGCCTCCATCTTCCCGGACCCGAGGTCGTCGATCGCTTCGCCCTCTCCGATCGCAGCCCCCAGGTGCTGCGCAGCCTGCAGCAGCTCTATGGCAGTGGCCGCCTGGCCAACACCGGCTACCTCTCGATCCTGCCGGTGGATCAGGGCATCGAGCATTCCGCCGCCCACTCCTTCGCTCCGAATCCCGACTACTTCGACAGCGAAGCGATTGTGGAGCTGGCCGTGGAGGCAGGCTGCAACGCCGTCTGTTCCACGCTGGGGGTGCTGGGTTCGGTGGCGCGGCGCTGGGCCCATCGCATTCCCTTCATGGTGAAGCTGAACCACAACCAGCTGCTCACGGCTCCGAACGTTCACGAGCAGATCCTGTTCGCCTCCGTCGACCAGGCCTGGGACATGGGCGCCGTGGCCGTGGGTGCCACCATCTATTTCGGCAGCGACGACTGCAACCGGGAGCTGCAGCAGATCGCCGCCCTGTTCGAGCATGCCCACGACCGGGGCCTGGCCACGGTGCTCTGGTGTTACCTGCGCAATCCGATCTTCAAACAGCCTGAGGCGGACTACCACCTCTCGGCTGACCTCACCGGCCAGGCGGTGCATCTGGGCGTCACCATCGGCGCCGACATCATCAAACAGAAACTGCCCGCCAATAACGGCGGCTACCCGGCCGTCGCCAAGGCCCTGGGCCAGTCGTTCGGCATGACCGACGATCGGATCTACAGCGAGCTCTGCAGCGACAACCCGGTGGATCTCTGCCGCTACCAAGTGCTCAATTGTTATGCCGGCCGGATCGGGCTGATCAACAGTGGCGGCGCTTCCGGCAGCGATGACCTGCATGAAGCGATCCGCACCGCCGTGATCAACAAGCGCGCCGGCGGCAGCGGTCTGATCATGGGCCGCAAGGCCTTCCAGAAACCGCGTGGCGAAGGTGTCAGCCTGATCCAGGCGGTGCAGGACGTGTATCTGAGCCCCGAGGTCACCATC is a genomic window containing:
- a CDS encoding FAD-dependent oxidoreductase, with the translated sequence MAGAMGGALDVVVVGAGLSGLIAARRLIEQGQRVRVLEARPRVGGRMVSQTLSDGSVVDLGGQWGGHTHHRFAALLQELGLNRYPSYYAGDGIFCWQSKRIKAPLAERFEDSLVFFEPGALDLDAKELEATRALQQAFTALVAQINPRQPWLTPDAERLDRLTVSAWAAEQTNLPLAHLPLDWLCRVGGSGGFEPWEASILHLAWTQAVAPQTETPEAWLVQGGAGAVSLQLAADLRVRSPEALVLEAPVLAIQQNEAMATVLAEGLEPLQARAVIVAVPPPQRQAIRFEPPLPPAHQALLQRTAMGGMTKILTRYSKPFWREQGLNGLGTGEQPWLDLTADSGPPDAQPAVLASFVAGERAITMAALPEAERRALILKDLVSYWGPDAASPLDLVEHAWNGEAWTGGAFTSFPAPGSWTSHARLAAGTEGGPAPASHGRVCWAGTEVSPRWPGYFEGAIEAGELAASTVARHLSP
- a CDS encoding prolyl oligopeptidase family serine peptidase, whose product is MPTPLAARIALGRSPVLREPRLIGDWVLWLEQRPQDKGRTTALIRRWGADPQAMQELTPAPINLRSRVHDYGGGVLAASSDGDQLLLVWIDDQDGCLWSQSWCGLSAAEAMTLTALGPARRLSRPGSVLADGLIDTGRRRWLGICERDGRDWLVSVALDAEEQEPEVVHQAQDFAGYASLSPGGDRLAWVEWQQPAMPWDASQLWASELDGEGRIIEPVLMAGSRSNAGGQPVSVFQPLWLPDGRLVVSEDSSGWWNLIHTEPTPDLHAPLWQRPWPMQAETAMPQWVYGMRTTAWDGEQLLATVCSEGTWALKRLGDNGEVGSIAQPFDDLAGLQAHEGRAVAIASNSRTGQGLLELDLASGQWRHLPAMEAVLPAETISVAKPLWFNGAGGDRTHAWYYPPSTSTDGAAPLLVKSHSGPTAMARRGLSLGIQFWTSRGWGVVDVNYGGSTGFGRAYRERLKGGWGVVDVEDCAAAARALIASGAAHPDQIAIEGGSAGGFTTLACLCFTEVFGVGACRYAVSDLGAMASDTHRFEARYLDGLVGAWPQERSRYDARSPLQHAEQIRCPVIFFQGLKDRVVPPEQTERMAAALRANGVPVEVRTFAAEGHGFRDSQVQIDVLDATERFFRTHLKLPDPSGHSANRETEPAPPPSGQP
- a CDS encoding metallophosphoesterase, which encodes MPLRRRQLLQLAAAGAGSGAWWLLGQQQQPATAAPSSTPDLRLGLISDLNSSYGSTTYIPQVSQGLQQLLALQPALVVCAGDMVAGQKRGLSAGQLDGMWESFARTVLAPVRQAGLPFLPAVGNHDGSPGFAADRAAVRRFWTPRRQALGLRFVDAGDFPFHYSALQNDVFWLVWDASSGRIPSGQLSWARQQLASPEARQARLRLVVGHLPLVGVSQGRDRAGETLDQAAAVQNLLEQGRVQAYISGHQHAWFPARRGQLDLIHLGAMGSGPRRLLQGGIPPQQTYTTLDINWPENSLAETTYAVASGQPVAWSRLPATLMDRTGGLNRNAQARSIRR
- a CDS encoding class II aldolase/adducin family protein; this encodes MSEQELREQLVTVARRMQASGINQGTSGNLSARLPGGMLITPSSLPYEQMEPGDLVALDLSGQPLQPGQPQRRPSSEWRLHADVLASRSEAMAVLHCHPVHATALACHDRPIPPFHYMVAVAGGDDVRCAPYATFGTAELSSHAVEALRDRQACLLARHGLVSLGSDLDQALRVAIEVETLARMYLQALQLGEPLQLTAAQMAAVQAQFRGLHYGQTDPEA
- the mtnA gene encoding S-methyl-5-thioribose-1-phosphate isomerase, yielding MKIDGKPWRTIWLEPDGCSIGVIDQIQLPHQFTTRTLRSCDEAAEAIRTMVVRGAPLIGVTGAYGLMLALQVDPSDAALAAAFEQLNATRPTAVNLRWALERVRDRVAPLPPAERAEAAKAEAAAIADEDVAMCEAIGEHGLAIVQQLAAARPAERQGQPFNVLTHCNAGWLATVDWGTALAPIYKAHRAGLNIHVWVDETRPRNQGASLTAYELGREGVPHTVIVDNAGGHLMQHGQVDAVIVGTDRTTRRGDVCNKIGTYLKALAAHDNDVPFYVALPASTIDWTIDDGVAEIPIEARSAREVTHIQGRVDGEPAAGELATVQLSPDGSEGFNPAFDVTPARLVTALITERGVAPASEDGLRNLYA
- a CDS encoding class I SAM-dependent methyltransferase; the protein is MKDLLYIHATSRCEHERLIDQAELHGIDISPDQIEAARHTSSG
- a CDS encoding DUF1543 domain-containing protein, with translation MELLADHTQLFLVVLGGHTATSHIELHDVRFVAGASIDDTLPELRRQWFGRREGLHLDSYMAVRAIDGWAVRLVREPAAPRPERLWFVNLGAYRPDSLAELHHFGLVVARSPQAAKAAAKRQWLSGALQQHKDDLCAVDDCLAIEQLELLGGERWHLQLDPHPEGLSQPQVPDWFGYRRIDRA